A single window of Vitreimonas flagellata DNA harbors:
- a CDS encoding PAS domain S-box protein, with product MGTGQDDAAEPTSAPLDGALTAQLRASLESMPDAFVLLDHEWRFTYVNSKAERQLQRSREALLGKTLWAEFPVVVGSRADTEYRRIMRDGGHATFEVDYALNSARIEVRAFRTESMGLALYLRDISKAYAMQQQMRLLQAAVSQLDDIVVITEAATAESPTPGIVFVNDAFVQKTGYGAEEIHGRSPQFMRGPLTDLVLLEDMRRQLLAGQATRGELIYHTKSGAPLWVDLQMTPFRAPSGEATHIVIVAREISERKRAEQALKESNERFRIIAQATADVVWDWDLVDDTIWWGDGMRTRFGYAYDQTPQIGESWVQHIHPDDRDRVVKGIHAVIDGGEELWTDEYRFVRADGSFAQVSDRGFVIRNDNDVAVRMVGAMLEVTEQRELEAQLRQSQRLEAVGQLTGGVAHDFNNLLTVILSNAELLEIRLAGNEQMHALAEMTRIAAERGAELTSRLLSFSRRQALDPKTTDVAQLARGMEGLLKRALGEHVEVRIAATDDLWEALIDKLQLESAILNLCINARDAMPDGGTVSIELANVCLLADGNGGAAGDYVVVSVGDTGTGMDEATKARAFEPFFTTKEIGKGSGLGLSMVYGFVTQSKGRIEIDTVVGEGTRIKLYLPRATGVEAAAEAVGDNAAVAAGNERVLLVEDDDLVRVQVANELREMGYRVVTARHGTEAIELLRADTAFDLLFTDVVMPGGVNGRQLADAARELVPGLPVLYTSGNPDIVLAEEGRLATGTHLLRKPYRRRELGLKLRQALAGRSQNGA from the coding sequence ATGGGTACGGGTCAGGATGATGCCGCCGAACCGACCAGCGCGCCTTTGGACGGTGCGCTGACCGCGCAATTGCGCGCCAGCCTCGAAAGCATGCCCGACGCCTTCGTGCTGCTCGATCACGAATGGCGTTTCACGTACGTTAACTCCAAAGCCGAACGCCAATTGCAGCGCAGCCGCGAGGCGCTGCTCGGCAAGACCCTTTGGGCGGAGTTTCCCGTGGTGGTCGGCTCGCGCGCCGACACGGAGTACCGCCGCATCATGCGGGATGGCGGGCATGCCACGTTCGAAGTCGATTACGCGCTGAACAGCGCCCGCATAGAAGTGCGCGCGTTCCGCACCGAGAGCATGGGGCTTGCGCTCTATCTGCGTGACATCTCCAAAGCCTATGCGATGCAGCAACAGATGCGCCTGCTGCAGGCGGCCGTCTCGCAACTCGACGACATCGTTGTCATAACGGAAGCGGCGACGGCCGAATCCCCCACGCCTGGCATTGTGTTTGTGAACGACGCGTTTGTGCAGAAGACAGGCTACGGTGCTGAGGAAATCCACGGGCGATCGCCACAATTCATGCGGGGCCCGCTGACCGATCTCGTGTTGCTTGAGGACATGCGTCGGCAATTGCTCGCGGGCCAAGCGACGCGCGGTGAATTGATCTATCACACCAAGTCAGGCGCACCGCTCTGGGTCGATCTGCAGATGACGCCGTTTCGCGCGCCATCCGGCGAGGCGACGCACATCGTCATAGTCGCGCGCGAGATCAGCGAGCGGAAGCGCGCCGAGCAGGCTCTGAAGGAGTCTAACGAGCGCTTCCGCATCATTGCGCAAGCCACCGCAGATGTGGTGTGGGATTGGGATCTCGTCGACGACACCATCTGGTGGGGCGACGGCATGCGCACCCGCTTCGGCTACGCCTACGATCAGACGCCGCAGATCGGCGAGAGCTGGGTGCAGCATATCCATCCGGACGACCGCGATCGCGTCGTCAAAGGCATTCACGCCGTCATCGACGGCGGCGAAGAATTGTGGACCGACGAATACCGCTTCGTGCGCGCCGATGGATCGTTCGCGCAGGTCTCAGATCGCGGCTTTGTCATTCGCAACGACAATGATGTCGCCGTGCGCATGGTCGGCGCCATGCTGGAGGTGACCGAGCAACGCGAGCTTGAAGCGCAATTGCGACAGTCGCAGCGCCTGGAAGCTGTGGGGCAGCTCACCGGCGGCGTCGCGCACGATTTCAACAATCTGCTGACAGTGATCCTCTCCAACGCCGAGCTGCTGGAGATACGCCTCGCCGGCAACGAGCAGATGCACGCGCTGGCGGAGATGACGCGCATCGCGGCCGAACGTGGCGCCGAGCTGACAAGTCGTTTGCTTTCGTTCTCGCGTCGCCAAGCGCTTGACCCGAAGACGACGGACGTGGCCCAACTCGCGCGCGGCATGGAAGGCTTGCTGAAGCGCGCGTTGGGCGAGCACGTCGAAGTGCGGATCGCCGCGACCGACGATCTTTGGGAAGCGCTGATCGACAAACTTCAGCTCGAAAGCGCCATTCTCAATCTCTGCATAAATGCGCGCGACGCGATGCCGGATGGCGGCACGGTGAGCATCGAACTAGCGAATGTGTGTTTGCTCGCAGACGGCAACGGCGGCGCGGCTGGCGACTATGTGGTGGTGAGTGTCGGCGACACCGGCACGGGGATGGACGAGGCGACCAAGGCGCGCGCATTCGAGCCGTTCTTCACCACCAAGGAAATCGGCAAGGGCTCCGGCTTGGGCCTGTCGATGGTCTATGGCTTCGTCACCCAATCCAAGGGCCGCATCGAAATCGATACGGTGGTGGGCGAAGGTACGCGCATCAAGCTTTACCTGCCGCGCGCGACTGGCGTCGAGGCTGCGGCGGAAGCTGTCGGCGATAACGCGGCTGTCGCCGCCGGCAATGAGCGCGTCTTGTTGGTGGAGGACGACGACCTCGTCCGCGTGCAGGTCGCCAACGAATTGCGCGAGATGGGCTATCGCGTCGTCACAGCCCGGCACGGCACCGAAGCGATTGAACTGCTGCGCGCCGACACCGCGTTTGATCTTCTCTTCACCGATGTCGTGATGCCGGGCGGCGTCAATGGCCGGCAATTGGCCGATGCGGCGCGCGAACTCGTGCCCGGCTTGCCCGTGCTCTACACGTCCGGCAATCCCGATATCGTGCTGGCCGAAGAGGGGCGCTTGGCCACGGGCACGCACCTCTTGCGCAAACCATACCGCCGCCGCGAACTGGGCTTAAAACTGCGGCAAGCGCTCGCGGGTCGTTCGCAGAACGGGGCTTGA
- a CDS encoding DUF885 domain-containing protein translates to MKLRELVCAMALVWAPAALAQTPRAADQRLQALYESDWAWSMREFAQIDDGEGGITDDDHLPSVTPAAQARRAAHWQEALAALNAIPAEQLSEGERVNAAVLRTNLEIAIADARFREWEMPFNSDSSFWSYLAERQQLRDAAAYRRYIGRMRDTPRYFREQIANMRAGLARGFSVPRVTLEGRDQSIASFTEANVERNPFYAPFATMPTTIPAAEQEALRREARSVIQSAVIPAYQNLLRFYRNDYLSRARTSIGAGEMPNGAEYYAAQIREYTTLDMSAEEVHQLGLREVARIEAEMQAVMREAGFAGSLQAFITFLRTDPQFYARTPDELMMTSAWVAKRADERIGDVIGLLPRRRFGIVPVPDAIAPFYTAGRGGLRSCMMNTYNLASRPLYNIPALTLHECAPGHSMQAALAEERDAMPAFRRYTYFSGYGEGWGLYSEYLGIELGIYRTPYENFGRLSYEMWRAARLVIDTGIHQYGWSREQAIDYLASHTALSQHEVETEVDRYISWPGQALAYKLGELTIRRLRTEAEAALGERFDPRPFHDEILALGSVPLSALEEHMRRYIAARQAVAP, encoded by the coding sequence ATGAAGCTTCGTGAACTTGTGTGTGCAATGGCGCTCGTGTGGGCGCCGGCGGCCTTGGCGCAAACGCCGCGTGCGGCGGATCAGCGGCTGCAGGCGCTCTACGAGAGCGATTGGGCCTGGAGCATGCGCGAATTCGCCCAGATTGACGATGGCGAAGGCGGCATCACTGATGACGACCATTTGCCGAGCGTGACACCCGCCGCGCAAGCGCGCCGTGCCGCACATTGGCAGGAGGCGTTGGCCGCGCTGAACGCGATCCCGGCTGAACAATTGTCGGAAGGCGAGCGCGTCAACGCCGCCGTGCTGCGCACAAATCTTGAGATCGCCATCGCTGACGCGCGCTTTCGCGAATGGGAAATGCCGTTCAATAGCGATTCCTCGTTCTGGTCGTACCTGGCCGAGCGTCAGCAATTGCGCGATGCGGCGGCGTACCGGCGCTATATCGGCCGCATGCGCGACACGCCGCGCTATTTCCGTGAGCAGATTGCCAACATGCGCGCCGGTCTCGCGCGTGGCTTCAGCGTGCCGCGTGTGACCCTGGAAGGTCGCGACCAATCGATCGCCTCGTTCACGGAAGCCAATGTTGAGCGCAACCCGTTCTACGCGCCGTTTGCGACCATGCCGACGACGATCCCGGCTGCCGAACAAGAAGCACTGCGCCGCGAAGCACGTAGCGTGATCCAAAGCGCAGTGATTCCGGCCTATCAGAATCTACTGCGCTTCTATCGCAACGATTATCTGTCGCGCGCGCGCACCAGCATCGGCGCTGGCGAAATGCCGAATGGCGCTGAATATTACGCAGCGCAGATCCGCGAATACACCACGCTCGATATGAGTGCGGAGGAGGTGCATCAGCTCGGCTTACGCGAAGTGGCGCGGATCGAAGCGGAAATGCAGGCGGTGATGCGCGAGGCGGGCTTTGCCGGCTCACTGCAAGCATTCATCACGTTTTTGCGCACCGATCCGCAATTCTATGCGCGCACGCCGGATGAGTTGATGATGACGTCCGCGTGGGTGGCCAAGCGCGCGGACGAGCGCATTGGCGATGTGATTGGGCTTCTGCCGCGCCGCCGTTTCGGCATCGTGCCGGTGCCGGATGCGATCGCGCCATTCTATACGGCCGGTCGTGGCGGCTTACGCTCGTGCATGATGAACACCTACAATCTGGCGAGCCGGCCGCTCTATAACATTCCGGCGCTCACGCTGCACGAATGCGCGCCGGGCCATTCGATGCAAGCAGCACTCGCCGAAGAGCGCGACGCGATGCCGGCGTTTCGGCGCTACACGTATTTCTCCGGCTATGGCGAAGGCTGGGGGCTCTATTCCGAATATCTCGGCATCGAGCTCGGCATTTATCGCACGCCGTACGAAAACTTCGGCCGCTTGAGCTACGAGATGTGGCGCGCCGCGCGGCTGGTGATCGATACGGGCATCCATCAATATGGCTGGTCACGCGAGCAAGCGATCGACTATCTCGCCAGCCACACCGCGCTTTCGCAGCACGAAGTGGAGACGGAAGTCGATCGCTACATCTCCTGGCCGGGCCAAGCGCTGGCGTACAAGCTGGGCGAACTTACGATCCGGCGCTTGCGCACGGAGGCTGAGGCAGCGCTCGGCGAACGCTTCGATCCGCGGCCGTTCCACGATGAAATTCTAGCGCTGGGCTCCGTGCCGCTCTCAGCCTTGGAAGAACATATGCGCCGCTACATCGCCGCGCGTCAGGCGGTGGCGCCCTAG
- a CDS encoding NnrU family protein, with amino-acid sequence MNDFAWALAGFVLIHVGVSATGLRARLVGAIGEWPYRGIFSLVSLVLLAWLVFGYQEMRADPFDPLNEMLWLPADLARWPGYFLSFLGIALAVTGVLSPGPTYAGFESKSLAQAEPARGVLRITRHPFLWGVAVWGLGHLLLNGERFAIMLFGGLALMAIFGARSIDRKGRARDAEAWDRFADVTSNAPFAAIAQGRNKLALGEIGWRGLVGVAVSLAIMLMHGQLLRAFAN; translated from the coding sequence ATGAACGACTTTGCGTGGGCGCTGGCCGGCTTTGTCCTGATCCATGTGGGCGTGTCCGCCACGGGGCTCCGCGCCCGGTTGGTCGGAGCGATCGGCGAGTGGCCGTATCGCGGGATTTTCTCCCTGGTTTCGCTGGTGCTGCTGGCCTGGCTGGTTTTCGGCTACCAGGAGATGCGGGCCGATCCCTTTGATCCGCTGAATGAAATGCTCTGGCTGCCGGCCGATTTGGCGCGCTGGCCGGGCTATTTCCTATCCTTCCTTGGCATCGCGCTCGCCGTCACGGGCGTGCTGTCGCCGGGACCGACCTATGCCGGCTTTGAGAGCAAATCCCTGGCGCAGGCAGAGCCCGCGCGCGGCGTGCTGCGCATCACCCGCCACCCCTTCCTTTGGGGCGTGGCCGTCTGGGGCCTGGGCCATTTGCTGCTGAATGGCGAGCGCTTCGCCATCATGCTGTTCGGCGGCCTAGCACTCATGGCGATTTTCGGCGCACGCTCGATCGACCGAAAAGGCCGCGCCCGCGACGCCGAAGCCTGGGACCGCTTCGCCGACGTCACCTCCAACGCGCCGTTCGCGGCGATCGCCCAAGGCCGCAACAAGCTGGCGCTGGGCGAGATCGGCTGGCGCGGGCTCGTGGGCGTAGCTGTGTCGCTGGCGATCATGCTCATGCATGGCCAGTTGCTGCGCGCTTTCGCGAACTAG
- a CDS encoding Hpt domain-containing protein translates to MTILDRAHFDHMTGADRALQLEILELFRGQVSGWRGAFASGAGWREALHAMKGSARGIGFTQLAATCEAAEQADEAGRAEVLGQVEAALSEALVALEQFAADAP, encoded by the coding sequence ATGACCATCCTCGACCGCGCGCACTTCGATCACATGACCGGCGCCGACCGGGCGTTGCAGCTTGAGATACTCGAGCTGTTCCGCGGGCAGGTCTCGGGGTGGCGCGGTGCGTTTGCGTCGGGCGCCGGCTGGCGCGAGGCGTTGCATGCAATGAAGGGCTCGGCGCGCGGCATTGGCTTTACGCAACTTGCGGCGACCTGCGAGGCGGCGGAGCAAGCCGACGAGGCCGGGCGCGCGGAGGTGTTGGGGCAGGTTGAGGCGGCTTTGAGCGAAGCGCTCGTCGCTTTGGAGCAATTCGCCGCTGACGCGCCCTAG
- a CDS encoding acyl-CoA thioesterase, translating to MAAEIFTQRFPVDAADIDELGHVNNIVYLRYAQDIAIAHWRARASEEMIAGFVWVVMRHEVDYRAQLQLGDEVEVRTWVADEPRGPMWPRYVDIYKLGSDKPAAQIKSNWCMLDANTRKLKRVPMDLVQRFSA from the coding sequence ATGGCCGCAGAGATTTTCACACAGCGCTTCCCGGTGGACGCCGCCGATATCGACGAGCTCGGGCACGTCAACAATATCGTCTATCTGCGCTACGCCCAGGACATCGCCATCGCGCATTGGCGCGCGCGCGCGAGCGAGGAGATGATCGCGGGCTTCGTTTGGGTGGTGATGCGCCACGAGGTCGATTATCGCGCACAGCTCCAGCTTGGCGACGAGGTCGAGGTGCGCACTTGGGTGGCGGATGAGCCGCGTGGGCCGATGTGGCCGCGCTATGTCGATATCTACAAGCTGGGCAGCGACAAGCCCGCCGCGCAGATCAAATCGAATTGGTGCATGCTCGACGCAAACACGCGCAAGCTGAAGCGCGTGCCCATGGATCTGGTGCAGCGCTTCTCGGCTTGA
- a CDS encoding DUF4282 domain-containing protein, whose product MQSILQRFIGFDRLLGPTLVKLVYYVGLVGLVFFVAMTMFVGLMSVFTGNLGQGAMQLIAAPAIGAVALVYWRFLCELFMLAFLAYERMGEIRDRLPDYSKF is encoded by the coding sequence ATGCAATCGATCCTGCAACGATTTATTGGCTTCGACCGTTTGCTCGGGCCGACTTTGGTTAAGCTCGTTTATTACGTGGGCTTGGTCGGCCTAGTCTTCTTCGTGGCGATGACAATGTTCGTCGGCCTCATGTCAGTGTTCACCGGCAATCTTGGCCAAGGCGCCATGCAATTGATCGCAGCGCCAGCGATCGGCGCGGTGGCGCTCGTCTATTGGCGCTTCCTCTGTGAGCTCTTCATGCTGGCGTTTCTCGCCTACGAGCGCATGGGCGAAATCCGCGACCGCTTGCCGGATTATTCGAAATTCTAA
- a CDS encoding SDR family NAD(P)-dependent oxidoreductase, with the protein MDMDRLNPVMLITGAASGLSAAAARKFARRAQGGLILVDADEGGLEAAADAIETPPERVSTLAFDIADSERWIQAQDFIRGQYGRLDYAIVDTSAAQSAVTVSDGDLIAWSSNGHENIALTLRALTNLMGANAQGGAIVVLGLAGAAEVLRTAALDGAATNVRVNAVNQGVAPIWRNAPLFQDLIREEGDERRAFKTLVTLPSALARFDGDIFQLIRQLLSDDCPATGATLVVDGGYAL; encoded by the coding sequence ATGGATATGGACCGCCTCAACCCAGTGATGCTGATCACGGGCGCCGCCTCAGGGCTGAGCGCGGCCGCCGCGCGGAAGTTCGCGCGCCGCGCCCAGGGCGGGCTCATTCTAGTCGATGCCGACGAGGGCGGCTTGGAGGCCGCCGCCGACGCCATCGAGACCCCGCCCGAGCGCGTCTCTACCCTCGCCTTCGACATCGCCGACAGCGAACGCTGGATCCAGGCGCAGGATTTCATCCGCGGCCAGTACGGGCGGCTCGATTACGCCATCGTCGACACCAGCGCCGCACAAAGCGCGGTCACCGTGAGCGATGGCGATCTCATCGCCTGGAGCAGCAATGGCCACGAGAACATCGCGCTGACGCTGCGCGCGCTCACCAATCTCATGGGCGCCAACGCACAAGGCGGCGCCATTGTCGTGCTTGGGCTCGCTGGCGCGGCTGAAGTTCTGCGCACAGCCGCTCTTGACGGCGCGGCCACGAATGTGCGCGTCAACGCCGTCAATCAGGGTGTCGCGCCGATTTGGCGTAACGCGCCTCTGTTTCAGGATTTGATCCGCGAAGAAGGCGACGAACGGCGTGCTTTCAAAACCCTCGTCACGCTGCCCAGCGCACTCGCGCGTTTCGACGGCGACATTTTCCAACTCATCCGCCAGCTTCTCTCCGACGATTGCCCTGCAACCGGCGCCACGCTCGTGGTGGACGGCGGCTACGCGCTCTGA
- a CDS encoding NUDIX domain-containing protein: MTRFALQFGQTQSGLTYLERMTAYGICPRGESNLAIVQIGKKAPYEYDLPGGGIEADEDEAAALMREFQEETGLTVWPTRVIGRAGQFWINKSEPRNSLATFYEVELSADDGDPSEPDHALVWMSASEALGKVRHEAHAWAILHWLRVRRGV; this comes from the coding sequence ATGACACGTTTCGCGCTTCAATTCGGCCAAACCCAATCGGGGCTCACCTACCTCGAACGCATGACCGCCTATGGCATTTGCCCGCGCGGGGAGAGCAATCTGGCGATCGTCCAAATCGGCAAGAAAGCGCCGTACGAATACGATCTGCCCGGCGGCGGCATCGAAGCGGACGAGGATGAAGCCGCAGCCCTGATGCGCGAATTTCAGGAAGAAACCGGGCTCACGGTGTGGCCCACGCGCGTGATTGGCCGTGCTGGCCAGTTTTGGATCAACAAGAGCGAGCCGCGTAATTCGCTGGCGACCTTCTATGAAGTCGAACTCTCAGCCGACGACGGTGATCCGAGTGAACCAGATCATGCGCTGGTTTGGATGAGCGCCTCCGAAGCGCTCGGCAAAGTGCGCCACGAGGCGCACGCCTGGGCGATCCTACATTGGCTGCGCGTGCGGCGCGGCGTTTAG
- a CDS encoding serine hydrolase domain-containing protein — protein MNRRAFLSTAAACSVVSASAQYAAEAQPAERFAMAARYSTERNGATFLVVRNGIILAEAYTGAAADTRLPVGEGTRVFTPLLLASLAQDRLLNLDEPVAATLGDWGAHPVKSTISIRVLASGASGIAFDRRDTRDLATAIALEPRESPGTHFVNDEAPYILLAEIARRKLEASGREPDPARYLTQRTLGPIGCTPITWTRAQGGAARFDDGVAVSARGWAQVGELIRREGVWRAAQLADDDVMREALRGSFAESRAGFGLWLGAIARNRSDLNVDTDLWRAQSPAPTDLAMAAGAGGQRLYVVPSAGLVIVRQARAGNTQWSDAQFLSLLWRDL, from the coding sequence ATGAACCGCCGCGCTTTCCTTTCGACCGCCGCCGCCTGTAGCGTCGTCAGCGCCTCCGCCCAATATGCTGCCGAAGCGCAGCCGGCGGAGCGCTTTGCGATGGCCGCGCGCTATAGCACCGAGCGCAATGGCGCGACGTTCCTCGTCGTCCGCAACGGCATCATTCTCGCTGAAGCGTACACGGGCGCTGCCGCCGATACGCGTTTGCCCGTCGGCGAAGGCACGCGCGTGTTTACGCCACTTTTGCTGGCCTCGCTCGCACAAGATCGCTTGCTCAATCTCGACGAACCCGTCGCCGCCACGCTCGGCGATTGGGGCGCGCATCCAGTGAAGAGCACGATCTCGATCCGCGTGCTGGCGAGCGGCGCCAGCGGTATCGCCTTCGATCGCCGCGACACGCGCGACCTCGCCACCGCGATTGCACTAGAGCCGCGTGAGTCGCCCGGCACGCATTTCGTCAATGACGAAGCGCCCTATATTTTGCTCGCAGAAATCGCGCGGCGAAAACTGGAAGCTTCCGGTCGCGAGCCCGATCCGGCGCGCTATCTCACACAACGCACGCTGGGGCCCATCGGCTGCACGCCAATCACATGGACGCGCGCACAAGGCGGCGCGGCGCGCTTTGACGATGGCGTCGCCGTTTCCGCGCGCGGCTGGGCGCAGGTGGGCGAATTGATTCGCCGCGAGGGCGTGTGGCGTGCAGCACAACTCGCCGACGATGACGTGATGCGTGAAGCGCTGCGCGGCTCGTTCGCGGAATCACGCGCAGGCTTCGGCCTTTGGCTCGGCGCCATCGCGCGCAATCGCAGCGACCTTAACGTCGACACTGACCTCTGGCGCGCACAATCGCCAGCGCCCACCGATCTCGCCATGGCGGCCGGCGCAGGCGGACAACGGCTTTACGTCGTGCCGTCAGCTGGTCTCGTGATCGTGCGTCAGGCGCGCGCCGGCAATACACAATGGTCCGACGCGCAATTCCTGTCGCTGCTCTGGCGCGATCTTTAA
- a CDS encoding lipocalin family protein has protein sequence MRILLLSALALLAVGCTPNPVYRQSEAALPVAYIDQQAYLGLWHEQARLPNSFERGCQRATAEYAAREDGLISVLNTCIEANGERRSAEGRARATGEAGEGKLEVSFFGPFWADYWVLQRADDYSWSIVGEPEGRYLWILTRAENISPEQRADFERRITALGYRPADLVWAAP, from the coding sequence ATGCGTATTCTATTACTCTCCGCCCTGGCGCTTCTGGCCGTTGGCTGCACCCCAAACCCAGTTTATCGGCAAAGCGAAGCAGCATTGCCGGTGGCCTACATAGATCAGCAAGCTTACCTCGGCCTTTGGCATGAGCAGGCGCGGCTGCCGAATAGTTTCGAGCGTGGCTGCCAGCGCGCAACGGCTGAATATGCCGCGCGCGAGGATGGACTCATTTCGGTGTTGAACACCTGCATTGAAGCGAATGGCGAACGCCGCAGCGCCGAGGGGCGCGCCCGTGCGACAGGCGAGGCCGGCGAGGGCAAGCTTGAAGTGAGTTTCTTCGGGCCGTTCTGGGCCGATTATTGGGTGCTGCAACGCGCGGACGATTATTCCTGGAGCATCGTCGGCGAACCGGAGGGTCGCTACCTCTGGATTCTGACGCGTGCGGAGAACATCAGCCCCGAGCAGCGCGCGGATTTTGAGCGCCGCATCACCGCGCTGGGCTATCGCCCTGCCGATCTGGTCTGGGCCGCGCCCTAA
- a CDS encoding universal stress protein yields MGWQEFLVFADASEDGVARLRMAMDVAKTFNGKLEALVLAPVPISFAVAAEAVGGLDAETRSIVRKDCDAAVKTLQGVAGAGVHVHGVDIPAGDSQAAAARAARTADFVIFGQPEEMDGSRLDTDIFLGAVLEGGRPCLMLPRWINPHAWGRRAVISWKGTPEAARAVQAALPFLKNAEAVRLCVANPRGEREGEDEAGIGRVITYLLRHGVKVEEPVVRESWEGPDRMIVSEVEGFNADFLVLGAYEDPKWAEEIFGGVTARMVRDAKIPILMTH; encoded by the coding sequence ATGGGCTGGCAAGAATTTCTGGTGTTCGCGGATGCGTCAGAGGATGGCGTCGCGCGTCTGCGCATGGCGATGGATGTCGCCAAGACTTTCAACGGTAAGCTCGAAGCGCTGGTGCTCGCGCCAGTGCCGATCTCTTTCGCGGTGGCGGCCGAGGCCGTTGGCGGATTGGACGCGGAGACCCGCTCGATTGTGCGTAAGGATTGCGATGCCGCGGTGAAGACATTGCAGGGCGTCGCTGGCGCCGGCGTGCATGTGCACGGCGTCGACATTCCCGCCGGCGATTCACAAGCGGCGGCGGCGCGCGCGGCGCGCACGGCAGACTTCGTGATCTTTGGTCAGCCGGAAGAGATGGACGGCTCACGGCTCGATACGGATATTTTCCTGGGCGCCGTGCTGGAAGGCGGGCGGCCATGCTTGATGTTGCCGCGTTGGATCAACCCGCACGCCTGGGGCCGGCGTGCTGTGATTTCGTGGAAGGGCACACCGGAGGCCGCGCGCGCCGTGCAAGCGGCGTTGCCGTTCTTGAAGAATGCGGAAGCCGTGCGCCTCTGCGTCGCCAATCCGCGCGGTGAACGCGAAGGCGAGGACGAGGCCGGCATTGGCCGCGTGATCACGTATTTACTCCGCCACGGTGTGAAGGTGGAAGAGCCGGTGGTGCGCGAAAGCTGGGAAGGGCCGGATCGGATGATCGTGTCCGAAGTCGAAGGCTTCAACGCCGACTTCCTCGTGCTGGGCGCTTACGAAGATCCGAAATGGGCCGAGGAGATTTTCGGCGGCGTCACCGCGCGCATGGTGCGCGACGCGAAAATTCCCATCCTGATGACGCACTAA
- a CDS encoding S1C family serine protease: MRAAPLVVLAFLAACNAQPSPVDTEGADPRVVQARGTLAESEQATIAIFETASPSVVLVISGGRGPGGFNNVEISSGTGFVWDEAGHIVTNNHVVQAQEIIVRPPGGEDIRATVIGRAPQYDIAVLRLERPTQARPLALGTSSDLRVGQATFAIGNPFGFDQTITSGIVSALGRQLPTQEGREIADVIQTDAAINPGNSGGPLLDSAGRVIGVTTAIFSPSGAYAGLGFAVPVDTVARVVPQLIANGRAPIAGIGIVAADQSIATRLGVEGVLVWQTANGSPADQAGLRGTDPRGGVLGDVIVQAEGAPVRRLADLTNTLDRLGVGANVNLTIRRGDRQVQVSVPITDISAPQETQSSGK, from the coding sequence ATGCGCGCAGCGCCCCTTGTCGTCCTGGCCTTCCTCGCCGCCTGCAACGCCCAGCCCTCGCCCGTCGATACCGAAGGCGCGGACCCACGCGTGGTGCAGGCGCGCGGCACGTTGGCGGAGAGCGAACAAGCGACGATCGCGATCTTCGAGACCGCCTCGCCCTCGGTCGTACTCGTCATCAGCGGCGGGCGCGGGCCCGGCGGCTTCAACAATGTCGAGATTAGTTCGGGCACCGGCTTCGTCTGGGATGAGGCTGGCCACATCGTCACCAACAACCACGTTGTCCAGGCGCAGGAGATCATCGTGCGCCCGCCGGGCGGCGAAGACATTCGCGCCACCGTCATCGGTCGCGCGCCGCAATACGATATCGCCGTCCTGCGCCTCGAACGTCCGACGCAAGCGCGTCCCCTGGCGCTCGGAACCTCCTCGGATTTGCGCGTCGGCCAAGCCACGTTCGCGATCGGCAATCCGTTCGGCTTCGACCAGACCATCACCTCCGGGATCGTCTCCGCGCTTGGACGCCAATTGCCCACGCAAGAGGGCCGCGAGATCGCCGACGTCATCCAAACCGACGCCGCCATCAATCCTGGCAATTCAGGCGGGCCGCTCCTCGATAGCGCCGGCCGCGTCATCGGCGTGACGACTGCGATCTTCTCACCGTCCGGCGCCTATGCGGGTCTCGGCTTCGCGGTGCCGGTCGACACCGTCGCCCGCGTTGTGCCGCAACTCATCGCCAATGGCCGCGCGCCCATCGCCGGCATCGGCATCGTCGCCGCGGACCAGTCGATCGCGACACGGCTCGGCGTTGAAGGCGTGCTCGTGTGGCAAACCGCGAATGGCTCGCCCGCCGATCAAGCCGGCTTGCGCGGCACCGATCCGCGCGGCGGTGTGCTGGGCGATGTGATCGTGCAGGCCGAAGGCGCGCCCGTCCGTCGCCTAGCCGATCTCACCAATACGCTCGATCGCCTCGGCGTCGGCGCCAATGTGAACCTCACGATCCGCCGCGGCGACCGCCAAGTTCAAGTCAGCGTGCCGATCACCGACATCAGCGCGCCGCAAGAAACACAAAGCTCGGGCAAATAG